The Arachis duranensis cultivar V14167 chromosome 2, aradu.V14167.gnm2.J7QH, whole genome shotgun sequence genome has a window encoding:
- the LOC107474368 gene encoding plasmodesmata-located protein 2, producing the protein MGFARKPMILPLLLILLTNLNPNHFADSAASSDYSTIVYKGCSKDTFTDPNGSYSQSLSALFGTLVSQSTRTKFYKATSGSITGLFQCRGDLTGRDCYNCVSRLPVLSDKLCGKTTAARIQLFGCYMSYEVSGFSEISGMQMLYKTCGGTTAAGTGFGERRGTAFSFIENGVVGGHGFYATSYENVYVMGQCEGDVGDSDCGACVKSAVQKAEGECGNAISGQVFLHKCFISYRYYPSGVPRGGSSFSYGSSSSGQNPGKTAAIILGGAAGVAFFVILLLFARNLKKKHDDY; encoded by the exons ATGGGTTTTGCTAGAAAGCCCATGATTCTTCCTCTGTTGTTGATTCTCCTCACAAATCTTAACCCAAACCACTTTGCAGATTCTGCTGCTTCTTCAGATTACTCCACCATCGTCTACAAGGGCTGCTCAAAGGACACATTCACAGATCCAAACGGTTCGTATTCCCAATCACTCTCAGCACTCTTTGGAACACTGGTGTCCCAATCCACAAGAACCAAGTTCTACAAGGCCACTTCCGGCTCAATCACCGGCCTCTTCCAATGCAGGGGTGACCTCACCGGCCGCGACTGTTACAACTGCGTCAGCCGCCTACCCGTCCTCTCCGACAAGCTTTGCGGCAAAACCACCGCCGCAAGAATCCAACTCTTCGGCTGTTACATGTCGTACGAGGTTTCGGGGTTCTCAGAAATCTCGGGGATGCAGATGCTGTACAAGACTTGCGGCGGAACGACGGCTGCCGGAACAGGGTTCGGAGAACGGAGGGGAACCGCGTTCTCGTTTATAGAGAATGGGGTGGTTGGGGGGCATGGATTTTATGCTACGAGCTACGAGAATGTGTATGTGATGGGGCAGTGTGAGGGTGATGTTGGTGACTCGGATTGTGGTGCGTGTGTGAAGAGTGCTGTGCAGAAAGCTGAAGGTGAGTGTGGAAACGCCATTTCTGGACAAGTGTTCTTGCACAAGTGCTTCATTAGTTATAGGTATTACCCAAGTGGGGTTCCTAGAGGAGGATCATCTTTCTCATATGGTTCATCTTCTTCAG GTCAAAATCCTGGGAAGACAGCAGCTATAATATTAGGAGGAGCAGCTGGGGTTGCTTTCTTTGTCATATTACTACTATTTGCTAGGAATTTGAAGAAGAAACATGATG ATTATTGA